A single genomic interval of Desulfovibrio sp. harbors:
- a CDS encoding alpha/beta hydrolase produces MIHASMFYTGVRVVCALALALGLTLGAALAKDVSPVGEKIAVDGKGHAIYQVEANGIKIGYKLIGSGEPLLLLTGLGCTMDRWTPEFIDAASAKYQLIIMDNRGMGYTTDNGLDFNYKLFAKDVISLLDSLGVSKTNVLGYSQSSVTTQNLLLDYPDRVGKAVIHATSTDGKAVAAAFKSGPLPDNPTIKKQIQAAMGWEAPLDRVALITNQVMLLVGTADTIVGTQSSKTLAGLIPGAWLVQFKNGTHHLQFEAPAEFARIVLTFLEMNETVPAPAK; encoded by the coding sequence CGCTCTGGCCCTTGCGTTGGGTCTTACTCTTGGCGCGGCTTTGGCCAAGGACGTGTCGCCTGTGGGGGAAAAGATCGCCGTGGACGGGAAAGGCCACGCCATCTACCAGGTCGAGGCCAACGGGATCAAGATAGGGTACAAATTGATCGGTTCCGGGGAGCCGCTTTTGCTGCTCACCGGGCTTGGCTGCACCATGGACCGCTGGACCCCCGAGTTCATCGACGCGGCCTCCGCCAAATACCAGCTGATCATCATGGACAACCGCGGGATGGGGTACACCACGGACAACGGGCTGGATTTCAATTACAAGCTTTTCGCCAAGGACGTGATCAGCCTGCTTGATTCTCTTGGAGTGAGCAAAACCAATGTGCTGGGGTATTCCCAGTCGAGCGTCACCACCCAGAATCTGCTTCTCGACTATCCGGACAGGGTGGGCAAGGCGGTCATCCATGCCACGTCGACCGATGGAAAAGCCGTGGCCGCCGCATTTAAGAGCGGACCCCTGCCAGACAACCCGACCATCAAGAAGCAGATCCAGGCGGCAATGGGTTGGGAGGCCCCCCTGGACAGGGTGGCGCTTATCACGAACCAGGTGATGCTGCTGGTGGGCACCGCGGACACCATCGTGGGCACGCAGAGCTCGAAGACCCTGGCCGGCCTTATCCCCGGCGCCTGGCTTGTCCAGTTCAAAAACGGGACCCATCACCTCCAGTTCGAGGCCCCGGCCGAATTTGCCCGCATCGTCCTGACTTTTCTTGAGATGAACGAAACCGTACCGGCGCCTGCCAAATAA
- a CDS encoding DUF4198 domain-containing protein, with protein sequence MFPRSVFFTLAALVALVALTANPALAHEFIVKPGKTVVKAGESVPVSVVSSHAFMVSEELEDAADVKVSAMDSTGARDVALTADPKTFTYDGKASFTKPGYAMLVGHRLPQVWSKTPDGMQKGGKDKYPGATFANAYEKFCKTLLVVDKPDEGWKKPAGQKLEIMPLSDPAGYKAGQETAFQIIYDGQPLSTEVFATCDGYTKAENSYGWYTETSDKGVAQVKFMQKGLWMVRVQHKVPGKDGVKEHVMRSVLVFSVN encoded by the coding sequence ATGTTCCCGCGTTCGGTTTTCTTCACCCTGGCAGCGCTTGTAGCCCTCGTCGCCTTGACGGCAAATCCGGCTCTGGCCCACGAATTCATCGTCAAACCGGGCAAGACCGTGGTCAAGGCCGGGGAGAGCGTTCCCGTTTCGGTTGTGTCTTCCCACGCGTTCATGGTGAGCGAGGAGCTTGAGGACGCCGCCGATGTGAAGGTGTCGGCAATGGATTCCACGGGAGCCAGGGACGTGGCCCTCACCGCTGACCCCAAAACGTTCACCTACGACGGCAAGGCCAGTTTCACGAAACCCGGCTACGCCATGCTGGTGGGCCACCGCCTGCCGCAGGTCTGGAGCAAGACCCCGGACGGCATGCAAAAGGGCGGCAAGGACAAATACCCCGGCGCCACCTTTGCCAACGCGTACGAGAAGTTCTGCAAGACCCTGCTGGTGGTGGACAAGCCCGACGAGGGCTGGAAGAAGCCCGCCGGACAAAAGCTTGAGATCATGCCCCTGTCCGACCCCGCAGGCTACAAGGCCGGCCAGGAAACCGCCTTCCAGATCATCTACGACGGCCAGCCCCTGTCCACCGAGGTTTTCGCCACCTGCGACGGCTACACCAAGGCCGAGAACTCCTACGGCTGGTACACCGAAACCAGCGACAAGGGCGTGGCCCAGGTGAAGTTCATGCAGAAGGGATTGTGGATGGTGCGTGTGCAGCACAAGGTGCCCGGCAAGGACGGCGTAAAGGAGCACGTGATGCGCTCCGTGCTGGTATTTTCGGTCAATTAG
- a CDS encoding GGDEF domain-containing protein: MCISQESLVSGHNNFVSNETSKLCEELQKLGYTDTTSWLAVVLFARNIVTSFSILNQDQKKQAQQVVFNGIAAKDSSTNGFYKIIHGVEDIVADNVRMHSLKSQLALYKSSSHSLAESISDFISNSLSTSTGRDKIVTEFERDVLSLMASKDDANSIILKLRDLVTTMLQHYRDEAKKWEREARKFEQLINIDPMLNTLHNRRSLDNYLTKAIKKSKSKNTPLSLLMIDIDDFKKTVNDVYGHPVGDDVLRTLAKILTDIASKNGFFAARYGGDELVLVCPLTGDEAENHADAIRYAVQNYEFRSRVGGKLTDTIVRFTVSIGVAEYHGDWTADDLLNSADQAMYHGKCKGKNRVSRYCLLHDEK, translated from the coding sequence ATGTGTATATCTCAGGAGTCTCTAGTGTCCGGACACAATAACTTTGTTTCAAATGAAACATCCAAGCTCTGCGAAGAATTGCAGAAACTTGGCTATACAGACACCACAAGCTGGCTGGCTGTCGTATTGTTCGCAAGAAATATCGTCACATCGTTTTCAATTCTGAACCAGGACCAGAAGAAACAGGCTCAGCAGGTTGTCTTTAACGGCATTGCTGCTAAGGATTCCTCAACAAATGGCTTTTATAAAATAATACACGGGGTTGAAGACATTGTTGCAGACAATGTGAGAATGCATTCCTTGAAATCGCAGCTCGCATTGTACAAAAGCAGCTCCCATTCCCTGGCCGAATCCATATCGGATTTCATTTCCAATTCTTTGTCCACGAGCACCGGCAGAGACAAGATAGTCACTGAGTTTGAACGCGATGTTCTGAGCCTCATGGCATCAAAAGATGACGCCAATTCCATTATTCTAAAACTGCGCGACCTTGTGACAACAATGCTCCAGCACTACAGGGACGAAGCAAAAAAATGGGAACGGGAGGCCAGAAAGTTCGAGCAGCTCATCAATATCGACCCCATGCTGAACACGCTGCACAATCGCAGATCACTCGACAACTACCTTACCAAGGCGATCAAGAAGTCAAAGTCCAAGAACACGCCCCTTTCACTGCTCATGATCGACATTGATGATTTCAAGAAGACAGTGAACGATGTTTACGGCCATCCTGTGGGGGATGACGTGCTGAGGACCCTGGCAAAGATACTCACGGACATAGCTTCCAAGAACGGCTTCTTCGCGGCGCGCTACGGCGGGGACGAGCTCGTTCTGGTGTGCCCGCTCACCGGAGACGAGGCGGAGAACCATGCGGACGCCATCCGGTATGCCGTGCAGAACTACGAGTTCCGGTCGAGGGTAGGCGGCAAGCTGACCGACACCATCGTCCGGTTCACGGTTTCCATAGGCGTGGCCGAGTACCATGGAGACTGGACGGCGGATGACCTGCTCAACTCGGCGGACCAGGCCATGTACCACGGCAAATGCAAAGGAAAAAACAGAGTGTCCCGGTATTGCCTGCTGCATGACGAGAAATAG
- a CDS encoding PAS domain-containing protein, with protein sequence MSERVTGNGEVSVEGPKSWLSVNTSLYAVVACAILPALSIILYNGFTLREQVLSEARNRLDNLTESIATLQSEKTHLARTLGHTLAALPQVRHFDALDCSNLFAHLLHENKALANIVLLDATGKVQASALPASNDLDLSDRTSFRDAVRTKSFSAGDFMVSRIAKVPVMQFSTPVLDENSRLLGVVLVTYDLGKYHPFFAQLTLPADSRLTLMDRGGVRLLALAKGSDPPPIGQPIVAENWRTIVESKEESGSFIATRYDGTTVLFYFSKLRLLESEPPYMVVLLNIPLSVIYRQADKTLMANLALMAGAALLAMIIARLLGRKLVGRQVEAIKESEERFRQLFDNMQEGLAIYRPVDQGQDFVFVSLNRAGQALGNVTLNDVAGRRVTDVFPSVRQFGLLEAMRRVHSTGEPEHLPLNIYSDNRLTHSAENYVFRLPSGLVVTLFSDTSVQRMAEEALRESERKFRTLFESMTEGAAVHEMVYEAPGKAVDYRILDVNRSFERQTGIDRSKAVGALASLVYGSDAPPYLDIYARVAEGAEPEWFETYFPPLNKHFRISAFSPDKGRFVTIFQDITEAKLLEEKLKKSESKLRATLNSLPAMISYWDANLRNGFANQTYLQWFGINADTIDGMHLRDVIGEESFTSNQPYIQGVLAGTAQAFERAAKNPDGHSIRHSFVQYIPDVADGAVLGFYSLITNITQVKTAEIALMASLREKEVLLKEIHHRVKNNLQIISSLLSLQEKGIENPEAQRILLDCQGRVMSMALVHDQLHRSDNLGGIDMAPYLGELLRRLAIGYKGKRDITMELAIASIALSLDQAIPFGLIANELATNAFKHAFNGVQKGTITISAVRNGQNVAFTIADNGKGLPGDFSLDGQSTLGLQIVTLLANQLHGTLAVESDGGTRFRLEFPIDRD encoded by the coding sequence ATGAGCGAGAGAGTTACGGGTAATGGGGAGGTCTCAGTTGAAGGGCCGAAAAGCTGGCTCTCGGTCAATACAAGCCTGTACGCCGTGGTGGCCTGCGCCATCCTTCCCGCTCTGTCGATCATCCTCTACAACGGGTTCACCTTGCGCGAGCAGGTGCTCTCGGAAGCGCGCAACCGGCTCGACAACCTGACCGAGAGCATCGCCACCCTGCAATCCGAGAAGACGCACCTGGCCAGAACCCTTGGTCATACCCTGGCCGCCCTGCCCCAGGTCCGGCACTTCGATGCCCTGGATTGCTCGAACCTGTTCGCTCACCTCTTGCACGAGAATAAAGCCCTGGCCAACATCGTGCTCCTGGATGCCACGGGGAAGGTGCAGGCGTCGGCCCTGCCAGCCTCGAACGACCTCGACCTGTCGGACCGCACCTCGTTTAGGGACGCCGTTCGCACCAAGAGTTTCAGCGCCGGCGACTTCATGGTCAGCCGGATCGCCAAGGTGCCGGTGATGCAGTTCTCCACCCCGGTTCTGGATGAGAATTCCCGGCTTCTGGGCGTGGTGCTGGTCACCTACGACCTTGGCAAGTACCATCCGTTTTTTGCCCAGCTCACGCTGCCCGCCGACAGCCGCCTGACCCTCATGGACCGGGGCGGCGTCCGGCTGCTGGCCCTGGCAAAAGGGTCCGATCCGCCGCCCATCGGCCAGCCCATCGTGGCCGAGAACTGGCGCACCATCGTGGAGTCCAAAGAGGAATCCGGTTCGTTCATCGCCACCCGCTACGACGGCACCACCGTTCTGTTCTATTTCAGCAAGCTCAGGCTGCTCGAAAGCGAACCGCCCTACATGGTGGTGCTTCTGAACATTCCCCTGTCCGTGATCTACAGACAGGCCGACAAGACGCTCATGGCGAACCTGGCCCTGATGGCCGGGGCCGCGCTTCTGGCCATGATCATCGCCAGGCTCCTGGGCAGGAAGCTGGTGGGCAGGCAGGTCGAGGCCATAAAGGAGAGCGAGGAGCGTTTCCGGCAGCTCTTCGACAACATGCAGGAGGGCCTGGCCATCTACCGGCCCGTGGACCAGGGGCAGGACTTCGTGTTCGTGTCACTCAACCGGGCTGGCCAGGCCTTGGGCAATGTCACCCTGAATGATGTGGCAGGCAGGCGCGTCACGGATGTGTTTCCGAGCGTCAGGCAGTTCGGACTGCTGGAAGCGATGCGGCGCGTCCACTCCACGGGGGAGCCGGAACACCTGCCCCTTAACATCTACTCGGACAACCGCCTCACCCACAGCGCGGAAAACTACGTCTTCAGGCTCCCCTCCGGGCTCGTGGTCACCCTCTTTTCCGACACCAGCGTCCAGAGGATGGCCGAAGAGGCCTTGCGCGAAAGCGAGCGCAAATTCCGCACCCTCTTCGAGTCCATGACCGAGGGGGCCGCGGTCCACGAAATGGTCTACGAAGCCCCTGGTAAGGCCGTGGACTACAGAATCCTGGACGTGAACCGAAGCTTCGAGCGCCAAACGGGCATAGACCGCTCGAAGGCGGTGGGAGCCTTGGCCTCGCTGGTGTACGGCTCGGACGCCCCGCCCTATCTCGACATCTATGCCAGGGTGGCCGAGGGTGCGGAGCCGGAGTGGTTCGAAACCTACTTCCCGCCCCTTAACAAGCATTTCCGCATTTCCGCCTTCTCCCCGGACAAGGGCCGGTTCGTCACCATCTTCCAGGACATCACCGAGGCAAAGCTTTTGGAGGAGAAACTCAAGAAGAGCGAAAGCAAGCTTCGGGCCACGCTCAACAGCCTGCCCGCCATGATCTCCTACTGGGACGCGAACCTCCGCAACGGATTCGCCAACCAGACCTACCTGCAATGGTTCGGAATAAACGCCGACACGATCGACGGCATGCACCTGCGAGACGTCATTGGCGAAGAATCCTTCACCAGCAACCAGCCCTACATACAGGGTGTGCTGGCCGGGACAGCCCAGGCCTTCGAGCGCGCCGCCAAAAACCCAGACGGGCACTCCATCCGCCACTCCTTCGTGCAATACATCCCGGACGTTGCCGATGGCGCGGTTCTGGGCTTCTATTCGCTGATCACGAACATCACCCAGGTGAAGACGGCCGAGATAGCGCTCATGGCCTCGCTCCGGGAAAAGGAGGTGTTGCTCAAGGAGATCCACCACCGGGTGAAGAACAACCTCCAGATCATCTCGAGCCTTTTGAGCCTCCAGGAAAAAGGGATCGAGAACCCCGAGGCTCAGCGAATCCTTCTGGACTGCCAGGGGCGGGTGATGTCCATGGCCCTGGTCCACGACCAGCTCCACCGGTCGGACAATCTTGGCGGAATCGACATGGCCCCCTACCTGGGCGAGCTCCTGCGGCGCCTGGCCATCGGCTACAAAGGCAAACGGGACATCACCATGGAGCTTGCCATCGCCTCCATCGCGCTTTCCCTGGACCAGGCCATCCCGTTTGGCCTCATCGCCAACGAGCTGGCCACCAACGCCTTCAAGCACGCCTTCAACGGCGTCCAGAAAGGCACCATTACCATAAGCGCCGTCAGGAACGGCCAGAACGTGGCCTTCACCATCGCCGACAACGGCAAGGGCCTGCCCGGGGACTTTTCTCTCGACGGGCAGTCCACGCTGGGGCTGCAGATCGTCACCCTGCTGGCCAACCAGCTGCACGGAACGCTTGCGGTGGAATCGGACGGTGGCACCCGGTTTCGCCTGGAATTTCCGATCGATCGCGATTGA